Sequence from the Epinephelus moara isolate mb chromosome 19, YSFRI_EMoa_1.0, whole genome shotgun sequence genome:
ACATTCACTGGGACTGCTTTAACACCTCACTAACATATATTTAGACCTAGTTTGTATCTATCTACAGTACCTGGGATGACATGAACTCCAGATTGTAGCAGTTGACTGGGAGTGGATATGCTCCTGAAATCTGTGACTCTCATGATCGGAGAGTATCCACTATcatcatatatatgtatatatatgtatatacatatatatatatatgtatatatatatatatatatatatatatatatatatcttctTGGGGCTCTAGGGGTCCTGAAATTGAACCATGTTGCACAATAATAGCATTTTATATTGAGTGCACACTGTACAGTTCTTTTCAGTGCCCAACAAAGTGCATGTCGGTACTTGAAACATGTACTCACAATGACACGTAGGCCCTTGTCTTTTTGTAAAATGTCCTTCGAGAGGTCATACTGCTGGTCTTAAATGATCAATGTAATCTCAGGACAGAGGTATGGATCATATTTTTTGGCCAGGATCAAATATATCATACACAAATCAAGTACAgctatattatattgtatttgaATTAAGTCATATCCATTGTTGTACTGTATTACCCACAAAAATCACATGGGGTCTCAAGAAATGTTTCAAGCATATGGTTGTGGAGCAGCATTGAAAAAGGAACTGTACTGTGTGCACTTCTTAAatctaaattaagaattccagtattttatttccatgtccaaggaaagttcaatcaatatttgtgaacatgagctgctctcccTCAGAGAAAAAAGTTTCAAACTTATGGTAGGCTATaaagtgtggagctgctccatagacaatgaatgggaggcTGATTTTGTTAAagcacagaatgtttgttttcttttcataccCAAATGAACTTTATTAtactgtagtgttctcagctctgaaatggaaaatgcacaaaatactcaggacattcccctgggtgctctcagtgtcatttaGAACACctttcaccattcattgtctgtggagcatcTCCacactttataccctatgacatcacacatttgagttttagcactctagtttttggctTTGAGAGTTTTTCATATTTACTAAAAAATTTTGGACTGTTTTAGACCATAGAAATAACATGTGTgaattttgcaggtgaagttcCCCTTTACACTGTTATTGCAGAACCACGTTtatacattgatttattaaaaCACGACTAAAAAAATAAGATGATTTTGATTGTTTGCGCAgtataataatactaataataataaatgtatttataaagcgctttcAATCAAAGTGCTGTGcatcattaaaaacagaaaggctACTACAAACAgtatacaataaataaaaccagagatattggatgaagcttcatccaatatctctgataaaacacaaaaaaaacgcttttattttgaaactcagGCGGAAGTTAAACACTTTGTGCTCGGCACCGGAACCGAACGGGAGGGCAGGGACTGCTATCAAGCGTACACACGGGAAAGCGGAAGCTATAGGTGGAAATGTGTTTTGCAGCGATGAGACGCTAGAGTTATTGTCACATATATGGCAAAATATTGTTGTATAAACCAAAGACGTCGGATAGACCCGGATACAGATGTTATTTAAAAGCAATATTTGACAGCGCCCTCTTTAAAAAGTGGCTAACTCCGCGCTACAACTGACAACAAGGAGACAGCAACGTGAGAGTAATGTCGGCCAAAACAATGGCAAGTAAAGGCAAAGACAGCGGTGAAGTTATCAAAAACTACCATAAACAGGCGTTTGAGTATGTATCGAAGGCATTAAGGATCGACGAAGATGATTcaggtttgtttatttgtgtttatgagCGGTTATAAGTAGCTGTTGTGTTGTGGCAGCTTGTAATAAACACCCTCTCCCTGTGAtaacagcagagaaagaggaggcTGTGCAGTGGTACAAAAAGGGGATATCTGAGCTTGAAAAGGGTATTGCAGTAGAGATCACGGGACAAggtaaaaagcaaacaaacatgcGGATGTACACAGTGTGCAGTGGTGACATGCTTTCGCTTTATAACCTCAATGTTTTGTTACCAGGAGAGCACTATGACAGAGCAAAGAGACTCCAAGATAAAATGGTCACCAATCTCACCATGGCTAAAGATAGGCTTGCTTTATTAGGCAAGTTTCATAAGGTTGTCTGACACTCTAAAGTATAGACTTACAAATTGATATTGTTACCTGTGCTGGAGATAAacgctgtttttgtttcacagaAGCAACAATGGCAGCTAAAAGGAGGAGTGATCCACAGAAGACCCCAAACCATGTTCTTCCACAACCAAAGCCTGTGCCTAAAAGCCAGCCTGCAGTGCGAGGTGTGTCCACTAACATCAGGCCCTCCTCTGCTGTCAGACCCCCATCCAGATCCACTGATCCAAAGgtgatttttaaattaatatttagtCGTCCAGTCATATGTTTCTCCAAAATGTCTGAGCTTAATGAGGCATGCACTGCTTTCTGGATATTTTTCTTCCTGTTCAGGTGATCCCACGGGGGGGAAAAGCTCAAAATGGAAAACCTACAACTGTGAGACAGCCCCCGAAGAGGGATATGAGAAACTTCAAGAATGTGGACAGCAAACTGGCCAACTTGATTCTGAATGAAATTGTTGACAAGTATGTAGAAGAAATGCTTTAACATCACTTGTAAGGTTTGCTGTCAGTGGGATGCAAATTCAAAAAGAAAACCTTCACTACAGTTAACGTAGCTTTCTGTGTTCATTGCAGTGGAGCGACTGTATCCTTCGAAGACATTGCGGGACAGGACCTGGCCAAGCAAGCACTCCAAGAGATTGTCATCCTCCCTGCCTTAAGACCAGAGGTAATCGATTACAACTACTTTGTCTCACTTTATTTCTGCTTTTTCAGAGTTATATTTAACACTTTTCAAATTTTGCCATTTAGCTCTTTACTGGCCTGAGAGCTCCAGCACGTGGTTTGCTTTTATTTGGCCCTCCTGGCAATGGAAAAACCATGCTGGTAAGTTAAGTGTTCTCTCCAACACAGCTAACACATTAGTTCAGATTTAACTGTGCTTCATTATTTGCATTTAGTTGATAGTCATGCCTCAGTGTTATCAGTTGAATTACAGCCTTTGTTTCCTCTTACAAGGCCAAAGCAGTCGCAGCGGAGTCAAAAGCCACATTCTTCAGCATCAGTGCCGCCAGTTTGACCTCCAAATATGTAAGAAAATGTTGCACCCACAAACCACAACACACTCAGGGTAGACATATGTTAAAGATAAGTAGATTTATTCTGAAAGAATAGATTAGAAAATGATCACTCACTGACCTTCAGCGGCTTTCTGTTGTCAACAGCCAACCAGTCAGGCccaaatcaataaaaatcaaaaaataatccaaaaatCTCAGCATTAACAAATATTATACATACTATCATATCTCTTATCATCTCCTTCGTCCATACCTTGATGTTAAATCTCTGGCAACAGGTCTCACCTGCCGCTTGCATCCAAATGGTAAAACAGAATTGACTACATCTTTCAATAGTCATAGTCCCCAAACTAATGTGCAGTTACAAACCAGATTATCGAAATTCTAAAAATAACAGCTTAAATCCCGGGGAGATTCGCTAGCCTTTAGCAACGGTTGTTGTGTACTAGTGCCCAACGCAACCTAAAGTTACAACATCAGTTTCCTTAAACAATATAACGACACATAatacaagcaaacaaaaaatacacGTAAATGAACTATTAAAATAACActacaaataaaatatgaaggTGTTTAAGCATAGACTGTGTAAATAATGGACTAagctaccgtgatgtcacccttTGTATTGTGGactgccgttttgaagccttaagtTTGGCATTGCGGCTGTTGCCGTCTTTTTTTTtcgttgtttgtttttttggagccagaagtgaccatgtttgtACGAGAAAGTGAAGCTGGGAAGGAGCTAAAGGTGGAtttgactgagaagccgaggataCTATTGGCAGTCACTCAAAGCACCCGTCCTCAATTATGCATAAATtaaagccttgataaaatgtaaacgggtgagttttaaaagaaaactcaTCCCCTGTGCAATTGTCATgaaggggaaattagctatagagagcTATAAAAAATAACCACACCAGTTCATATACTCACAGTTGATCTCGTGCCTTTCATATTCAAAATAGAAATGATTGAAATTGAACAGGGAGGTGTCTGTCAACGTGTAAATTAGATGCATACATATAAAACAACACATATAAGCAGGTGAGCAGTAGGCTATAAATATCCCCTGTgccacaaaaacacttttagtgcTCTGTCTTTTGGGAGAAGCTCTCCACACTACACTAAATCACCTTTTCTGTCATCACCATCACAGGTGGGAGAGGGCGAGAAGCTTGTCCGAGCGCTGTTTGCGGTTGCCAGAGAATTGCAGCCCTCGGTCATCTTCATCGGTTTGTTTATTCTATTTATAGACTAAATGTGCCCCCCAGATTGTGGCTCACAAACAAAccctttattttgttttgtttttttatcttatatTCAGATGAAGTCGACAGCTTGCTCTgtgaaaggagggagggagaacaTGATGCCTCTCGTCGATTAAAAACCGAGTTTCTCATTGAGTTTGACGGGGTAAGAGCAGCAACAGAGCTGTCGCTCTGCGgcctctgaaatttgatcagaAACCGACTCCAGAGTGCTAAAGTCACAGGTGTTATTTTCACA
This genomic interval carries:
- the LOC126406971 gene encoding spastin-like, with protein sequence MSAKTMASKGKDSGEVIKNYHKQAFEYVSKALRIDEDDSAEKEEAVQWYKKGISELEKGIAVEITGQGEHYDRAKRLQDKMVTNLTMAKDRLALLEATMAAKRRSDPQKTPNHVLPQPKPVPKSQPAVRGVSTNIRPSSAVRPPSRSTDPKVIPRGGKAQNGKPTTVRQPPKRDMRNFKNVDSKLANLILNEIVDNGATVSFEDIAGQDLAKQALQEIVILPALRPELFTGLRAPARGLLLFGPPGNGKTMLAKAVAAESKATFFSISAASLTSKYVGEGEKLVRALFAVARELQPSVIFIDEVDSLLCERREGEHDASRRLKTEFLIEFDGVQSGGDDRVLVMGATNRPQELDEAVLRRFAKRVYVALPDAETRFTLLKNLLGKHGNPLSKSELTHLAKATSGYSGSDLTSLAKDAALGPIRELGPDQVRSMAASEMRNIKVKDFEDSLKRIKPSVSPATLNMYTKWNKDFGDTTAF